The Deltaproteobacteria bacterium genomic sequence GGCCGAGGAGACGTTCAGGATCGCGCCCCGCCGGCGCGCGATCATGCCCGGGAGCGCGGCCTTGATGGCGAGCACCGGCGCGCGCAGGTTCACCTCCATCACCAGGTCCCAGCGCTTCATGGCGAGGTCGATGTCGCCCGGGAAGGTGATCGCCGCGTTGTTCACCAGCACGTCGAGCCGGCCGAAGTGCCGCATCGTGCGTGCCACCATCGCCTCGACCTCGGCCGGCTGGGAGAGGTCGGTCGGCACGGCGAGGGCGCGCCGCCCGCGGGCCTCGACCTCGCGCGCCGTGGCGTCGATGGTGCCCGGGAGCTTGAGCGGGTTGTGGTCGGTCGCCCGCGCGGCGCATCCGACGTCCGCGCCGGCCTCGGCGAGCGCAAGCGCGATGGCGCGCCCGACGCCGCGGCTCGCACCCGTCACCAGCGCCACCGCGCCGCGGAGATCCACCGCGGTCGCATATCATGGCGGCGAGGCCGCCCCAAGGGCGCGCCCCAGCGCTAGCGGAAATGCTCGCTCCTAGACCACCGACGCGGGACGGATCGACGGTGACCCACCGCGAGGCAGGGAAAGGACGCGGCCGGACGGGGCCGGGGCGGTGCCGCTGCCCCGCGCCGACGCGCGCGCCGGGTCGCTTCCCCGCCACTCCACCCCGAACACCCGCTGCAACCCGGAGAGCCCCTTCAGCTCCACCTCCCGCTCGCCGTCGAAGGCGAACTCCTCCGTGCCCCCGGTGAGCTCCCGCACCAGCGACGACACCAGGATCTCCCCGCTCCGCGCCGCCGCCCCGATCCGCGCGGCCACGATCACGCTGCGGCCGAAGAAGTCGTAGCCCTCCTTCGTCGCCTCGCCGGTGTGGAGGCCGATGCGCAGGCGCACCGGCGCCTCCGCATGCTCGTCGTACGCCGCCGTGGCGCGCTGGATCGCGACCGCGCAACGCAGCGCGCGCCGCGCGCTCGGGAAGGCGATCATGAAGCCATCCCCCTGCGCCTTCACCTCGAAGCCCCCGTGCACGGCGATCAGCTCGCGGACGATGCCCGAGTGGGCGCGCAGGACATCCTGGGCCCCCCGGTCGCCCAGCCGCTCGGTCATGGCGCTGAATCCCACGATGTCGCTGAACATGATCGTGATCGTGCCGCGCGCCTCGCGCACGATCCGCCCGTCGCGCAGCTCGATCGTGCGCTGCGCATGGCTCGCGGCGAGCGCGCTGTGCGTCACCAGGACGACCGTCAGGCGGCGCTCCACGTTGAGGCGCCGCAGCAGGTCCAGGATCGTCTGCCCGGTCTGCGAGTCGAGGTTGCCCGTCGGCTCGTCGGCGAGGAGGAGCCGCGGCTCGGTCACGAGGGCGCGCGCAATGGCGACGCGCTGCTGCTCGCCACCGGAGAGCTCGGCGGGCCGGCGGCCCGCGGCCGCCGGCGGGAGCGCCACCTGGGCGAGGGCCTCCTCGGCGCGCCGGCGCGCCTCTCGCCAGCGGACGCCCAGGAACTCGAGCGGCCAGGCCACGTTCTCCTCCGCCGTGAAGGTCGGGAACAGGTTGAAGCTCTGGAAGACGAAGCCGATCTCCCGCAGGCGGAGGTCGCTGCGGGCGTTGTCCCGCAGGTAACCGAGGTCCCGCCCGCCGATCAGCACGCGCCCGGCGCTCGGCGAGTCGAGGCCCGCGATCAGGTTGAGCAGCGTGCTCTTGCCCGAGCCGCTCGGGCCCAGGATCGCGACGAAATCGCCCGCCGGGATGCGCAGGCTCACGTCGCGCAGCGCCGCGACCGACGCGGGGCCGCCGCCGTATTGCTTGCTCACCTCCTCGAGCGCGACTGTGACGAGATTCTCCATCATCCTACTCCTGCCGGAGTGCCAGCGCGGGATCGAGCCGCGCGGCCCGGCGTGCGGGGAGCGTGGCCGCCACCCCGGCGACCGCCACGGTGAGCGCGACGAGCACGGGCAGCTCCCGGTACGGGAGGTGGAGCTCGAGCACCCAGCCGAGGAGGTACGGTAATGTCTGCTCGACCCACAGCGCGGCGAGGCCGACGCCCGAGGCCAGCGCGAGCACGAGGCCGAGCGCGCCCAGCAAGAGCGCCTCGACGAAGATCATGCACACGAGCGGCGCCCGGCGGACGCCCACGGCGCGCGCCACGCCGAGCTCGCGCGTGCGCCCGAGCACCGCGGCGAGGAGCGTGTCGGCGACGCCGAGGAGCGTCACCAAGAGCACCGTCGCGGCGAGTATCCTGAGCGGCGCGAAGGCGCGGCCGACCTGCTCCGCATAGTAGCCGATCAGCTCGCCCGCGCTCAGGACGCGGAGATCGTACGCCGGGGCCAGCTCGCGCGCGATCGTCGCGCGGACCGCGGCACGGTCGGCCCCGGCCGTGACGCGCAGGCCGACGCGGTTGACCTGCCGGTCCTGCCAGGCCCGGGCGAACACCTCGCGGGTCATGTGGATGGTCCCGTCGGGCGACTCGAAGGCGGGCGTCACGCCGCCGATCACGAGCTCGAGCGGGCCGGTCGGGGTGGCGAGCACCACCGGCTCGCCGACGCGCGCCCCGAAGTTGGCGAGGAAGTTCGCCGACACCACCGCCGCCTCGCCGCGCGCCACCCGCTCCCACACCCCCGCGATCGGCTGCGGCGCGAGCGGCCAGCGCCCGAAACCGGGGTCCGCGAAGTAGCGCGCATCGAGCGCCTCGATCGCGACCCGCCGGCCGTGGTGGGGCCAGCAGACGACGCGCGAGGCGACGACGGCCGCGACGCCCGGCACGGCCGCGAGCTGGCTCGCCAGCTCCTCGCTCACGGGTGCCTCGACGTAGCCGTTGGTCACGTGCACCGAGGTGACGACGAGGTCGGCGCGCACCGCCGCGGTGAGCGCGGTGACGAGCGAGCTGCGGAAGCTCTCCGCCATCGTCCAGAACCACACCACGCACCCGAGCCCCACGCCGAGCGTCGCCACGGTGAGCGCGGTGCGGCGCGGGTTGTGGAGGAAGCTCGCGGCGCCGAACCGCCCGACGGGCCCCGCGACTCGCCGCGCCCCCGCGCCGAGGAGGAAGCCCGCAACCTGCACCGCCGGCCGGGCGGCCAGCGCCGTGCCCACCGCCGCGAGGGCCGTCGTGAGGAGCCCGGAGCACCCCGC encodes the following:
- a CDS encoding SDR family NAD(P)-dependent oxidoreductase, producing MDLRGAVALVTGASRGVGRAIALALAEAGADVGCAARATDHNPLKLPGTIDATAREVEARGRRALAVPTDLSQPAEVEAMVARTMRHFGRLDVLVNNAAITFPGDIDLAMKRWDLVMEVNLRAPVLAIKAALPGMIARRRGAILNVSSAASLMAVPGLLVYGVSKAGLERLTTGVSENVRAHGIAVNCFRIDVPIASEGFVHNAPELDKSDWEPTEVGAEGALWMLAQPPEFTGQVLGITDLRRRHGVAESRVRR
- a CDS encoding ATP-binding cassette domain-containing protein, giving the protein MENLVTVALEEVSKQYGGGPASVAALRDVSLRIPAGDFVAILGPSGSGKSTLLNLIAGLDSPSAGRVLIGGRDLGYLRDNARSDLRLREIGFVFQSFNLFPTFTAEENVAWPLEFLGVRWREARRRAEEALAQVALPPAAAGRRPAELSGGEQQRVAIARALVTEPRLLLADEPTGNLDSQTGQTILDLLRRLNVERRLTVVLVTHSALAASHAQRTIELRDGRIVREARGTITIMFSDIVGFSAMTERLGDRGAQDVLRAHSGIVRELIAVHGGFEVKAQGDGFMIAFPSARRALRCAVAIQRATAAYDEHAEAPVRLRIGLHTGEATKEGYDFFGRSVIVAARIGAAARSGEILVSSLVRELTGGTEEFAFDGEREVELKGLSGLQRVFGVEWRGSDPARASARGSGTAPAPSGRVLSLPRGGSPSIRPASVV
- a CDS encoding ABC transporter permease encodes the protein MAWLRMARRFTRGGAARLALTVLAVAWGVALVAAVHLANRAVLRAFVEVVDTMAGRAALEVVAGEGGLFPEDVAAAVATVPGVEASAASVKGAAFADGGTLVTVYGVDLTGDVPERVYGARLEVDDPLVFLARPDSIALARPFAAARGLEPGDRLELATPAGRRAFTVRGLLDTEGVARAYGGNVAVMDLYAAEELFTRRGLVTGVDVVVAPEADLRRVADAITRRVPAGLRVQAPAQRQTDLRRVTESLRTALEALGLFGLVAAFLITFNRLSTVFEERAWQLGVLRAVGLRTGAVWRSLVGESLLVGAAGVAVGIPLGLGLGRLLVPVIATASAVAQKLVAPPATLALEPGPLLLAGALGLGTTVLAATLPAWRAARVALAETMRSRGKEAPGASPRVLWVLRGVALAAAGGSLAALARHPAGCSGLLTTALAAVGTALAARPAVQVAGFLLGAGARRVAGPVGRFGAASFLHNPRRTALTVATLGVGLGCVVWFWTMAESFRSSLVTALTAAVRADLVVTSVHVTNGYVEAPVSEELASQLAAVPGVAAVVASRVVCWPHHGRRVAIEALDARYFADPGFGRWPLAPQPIAGVWERVARGEAAVVSANFLANFGARVGEPVVLATPTGPLELVIGGVTPAFESPDGTIHMTREVFARAWQDRQVNRVGLRVTAGADRAAVRATIARELAPAYDLRVLSAGELIGYYAEQVGRAFAPLRILAATVLLVTLLGVADTLLAAVLGRTRELGVARAVGVRRAPLVCMIFVEALLLGALGLVLALASGVGLAALWVEQTLPYLLGWVLELHLPYRELPVLVALTVAVAGVAATLPARRAARLDPALALRQE